The following is a genomic window from Manihot esculenta cultivar AM560-2 chromosome 9, M.esculenta_v8, whole genome shotgun sequence.
TAcataatttattcattaaaaaaaaataaccgTTTCACTAGCATTTTATTGAGATACTTTATGAATAAACGAATTAACCGACAAGTACATAAATTATTCAGTTTTTTAGGCAAAACGCGTCTAgaagtaataatttaaaattcatatttgGAAGCAAATTTATTAGAGCTCAACCAATTTAATAAACAATTCATAAAAACAGAAAAACTCTCTCaagtaatattttataaattaaaaaaatagaattcaaTTGAAAGTAGCTCTCTACATGCGTAGCTTGTGTTGCTTTTTCTAtctttagataaaaattaaaaaagaaaaaggacaaCCTTATCcattatttaagtttttttataaaaaatctacACTCGCATATATTTTggaaaagaattaaaattaaatatattaatttcatgAATCGACATTTTTAGTATAATcctttaaaatattctttttttactTTGTTATAAATCTAACCTGATAAAAATGCACATCTCGACAAAAAAAAATGCATTACTAGATATTTTTTAGTTAGAATAATAATGTTATCTTCATTTATTTATCATTCAAATTAAGCTTTTATTAGGTACATTTAAGACTTACtggaattattattaaaaaaaatttattatttagtttttattattattaacaattctacatttttaaaaatttattaaaatcattcgtattttttattaacaaaataattattctatCTTTACcggaaaaattttattttattctcaaaaaattttcttatttctcaATATCACTATTATTACTAAATCagtctctaaatttttataaatttattaaaatatttttatctttttttttcatcaataaactaaattttctttcaagaaaatttaaaaaaaaagaataatttaatttttttactgtatttttaataaattttttgagtaaataatttattaataatgataatatttaaaaaaaattaaaaataaaataaaatttatgttgtttaaaaattattcaaataaatgaaataatttgagagagcatggtatCTTATAGTTATTAAATAAGAAATAGGAAATGTTATTTACAAATGCGTAATATTTGGGAGTAGTTTAAGTTTAGTCCCATCACCAAATTGTGTTGTTGTCTTTGTTTATAAGTGAGTAATATGTAGGGGTATCTTAGTCCATTCCTTGTTTAGTTGTGGGCTCAGTTTGTTGAGTTGGGGGAAATGGGCACTCCCAAAAACAAAATCACCATATAAATAAAGTGCACAGTAAAGCCAGGCTGATagctttaattttattgaaaggaCAACACTATTACACCATAACAGCAACCTAGTTGCTACTTCACATGCCACAACCGGCTATCAGCTACTTCTTCTTGGGCTTGTTCTGCAGTATGTCCGCTCATGGAAGTGTataatctgaaaaaaaaaaaaaatttaaaagaattcaTTCGTTGATATTGAGTAGGACTATGCGAGCAAAAAATTGAATACTAACCTCCACACTTGTAGCCGACGGGACGGTTAGGAATGTTGCATCGCTTGGGGATGGTAACGGCAATTTCAGGCTTGATTCCAGAAGCCTTGGCAGTGTTTGAAAGCATTACAGCACAAAGACAGCTTGGATTTTGGCCTATTTTCTTCACTTGAAGGCAGCAACTACTTGACACAGGAGCATTCTCATCTTGAGCTGCCTCTGCACAAGGAGCTAGCTTAAGTGCTTCATTGTCTGGAGAAGATTTTCCACATTCGCCTGCTCCATCAACCCCTGCAGCTATGATCACAACCACAACTAAACCCACAAAGGACAACAGCTTCAGTGGATTCTCCATTTATGTATGAGAATCCTCTATGCTAATTTGGAATGCAAAATACTCACTCCATTGATACCTTTTATACTGCAAGAAGAGCTTCAATGGTGCTTGCAACTTCTGCCCACTAATCATAATGGAGGGAGCACTAAAGAAGATGCATATATATTATTGCAGCACTTGCTTTAGAAAATTTGCAGTTGTGGTTTGGTCTTATCAAGGTTGGTGTATCCACTAAAAAAAACCATCCCATTCTTCCAATTTTATCCAGATGTCTTTGTGACAATGTGCAGTTTGAAAAAGCCAATTCTCGAGATCTATTTGCTTCTTTTAGGATAATTCTTGATTAAATTAGATCTATATGAACTCGTAATATAAATACAAATAGTAAATATTTGATGGCTCATTCCAATATGTCTCTGGATCATTACATGATACCTTTTACCAATTTGTTCAATCTTTTAATTgctgattttaaaattttaaatgtcttcttttcccctttttttttgAGTTCTAAATGAGCAATCGCTCAGATGAAATGTTCTATGTATTAAAAGTAAGGCCTATTACATCTGGGGATGCCATATTGCCATGTAGGAATATGAAGCAATCAACTCATTATGATTACAGACATCTCCTTACAGAGAACTAAAAACAACCTCCTAATTACCCATATATATCAGATAATCCAATCTCTGAAGCTCATTCCTCCACAGCTAAATCTTCTACTGGTGACCCAATTGAGCTTACTGCTTCCTTTATAAACTCCATTGATTCAACTACACTTTGAGATGCTGATGCTTTTCGACTCATGTAATCTGTTCCTTCAGCTGCATTGCGACAATCCTTGCCTTTTGCGTCGATACTCAGATAATCTGTCAAGACTTTCTTCACTCCCAGACCTCTTTGCTGAGGAATTTTTCTGCCAGTCATTGTGAAAGAAGATCTGTCTCCCTTTGCAGGGCTAACTAGATGCCCCGGTGAAAAGCTGGGCGTGGTGTATGCTGTTTTATATGGAGTGCTTGAGACTGGCACTGAGTATGGAATTGAAACACTTTTCTGAGCAATCACACTAACTTTAGAGATTGATGAGAATTGATCTGAATGCTTAGTCAAATCATCCACATATAGCAGATCATCGATCCGCGCGACAATGTTGAATGCCAAACTTTCCAAAACTCTCGAGTAGCTCTCCAAAATGGACTTTCCAACATCCTAGATGAAAGTAAACTTGGTTGATCAATTATGACATTCAAATTGTAAgctattcataaaaataaaaattttaaggaaTGGGACAGGGAATCCAGATTAACCTTGTTATATTGGATTTTGCTCATATCTAAAGTCGTCTGTGGAAGGCCAGGGAACCACTGCTTC
Proteins encoded in this region:
- the LOC110622035 gene encoding putative lipid-transfer protein DIR1, which codes for MENPLKLLSFVGLVVVVIIAAGVDGAGECGKSSPDNEALKLAPCAEAAQDENAPVSSSCCLQVKKIGQNPSCLCAVMLSNTAKASGIKPEIAVTIPKRCNIPNRPVGYKCGDYTLP